The Streptomyces laurentii genome contains a region encoding:
- a CDS encoding hypothetical protein (identified by MetaGeneAnnotator; putative;~sequence version:1) gives MRLRTFLARFRLMGAPGAAVVAVPDDRAGDPAAELGPVLSRLTGVQEQASEIRARAGDEAAALLREAARQAADIVADAQEQAGRVRTEAMASALAAARREEIALLAAGRSAAEQVRRRAGERIHGLADRVAGYALGRPDSLGSDAWAPGGSPV, from the coding sequence ATGCGACTTCGGACCTTCCTCGCACGGTTCCGGCTCATGGGCGCGCCCGGTGCGGCCGTCGTCGCCGTGCCGGACGACCGGGCGGGCGACCCCGCCGCAGAACTCGGGCCGGTGCTTTCCCGGCTCACGGGCGTCCAGGAGCAGGCGTCGGAGATCCGCGCCAGAGCCGGGGACGAGGCCGCGGCCCTCCTACGGGAGGCGGCCCGGCAGGCCGCCGACATCGTGGCCGACGCCCAGGAACAGGCCGGTCGGGTGCGTACGGAAGCCATGGCTTCCGCGCTGGCCGCGGCCCGCCGTGAGGAGATCGCCCTTCTCGCGGCCGGGCGGAGCGCGGCGGAGCAGGTGCGCAGGCGGGCCGGCGAGCGGATCCATGGTCTCGCCGACCGCGTGGCCGGGTACGCTCTCGGCCGCCCCGACAGTCTGGGGAGCGACGCATGGGCGCCGGGTGGGTCGCCGGTGTGA
- a CDS encoding uspA domain-containing protein (Adenine nucleotide alpha hydrolases superfamily including N type ATP PPases, ATP sulphurylases Universal Stress Response protein and electron transfer flavoprotein (ETF). The domain forms a apha/beta/apha fold which binds to Adenosine nucleotide; cl00292;~Ligand Binding Site [chemical binding];~Usp: Universal stress protein family. The universal stress protein Usp isa small cytoplasmic bacterial protein whose expression is enhanced when the cell is exposed to stress agents. Usp enhances the rate of cell survival during prolonged exposure to...; cd00293;~UspA domain-containing protein [Streptomyces ghanaensis ATCC14672];~identified by MetaGeneAnnotator; putative), producing the protein MSGLVIVGADGSASSLAAVETAASEARWRDAGLRIVHAFHWPVARVPLWQALPMPDEGEIRKMTEGLLSEAIERARTVAPSVDVTPAVVMGEPVAVLEAQSRAAELVVVGYRGMGGFVGLVVGSTAVNLAAHGRCPVLVVRDQPEPTGPIVLGVDGSRAGAAAVDFAFAEAAMRGVGVVALHAWTTWNAPVPPPQDPAEPYASRPGMLAQAEERLPAEALAGRRERYPDVAVELRVVHGATREALIEASSAAQLVVVGARGRGGFAGLLLGSVSQAVLHHAHSPVAVVRQPAER; encoded by the coding sequence GTGAGCGGACTGGTGATTGTGGGAGCGGACGGCTCGGCGTCGAGCCTGGCCGCCGTCGAGACGGCGGCCAGCGAGGCCCGGTGGCGAGATGCGGGGCTGCGGATCGTGCACGCCTTCCACTGGCCGGTGGCACGTGTGCCGTTGTGGCAGGCCCTGCCGATGCCGGACGAGGGCGAGATCCGGAAGATGACCGAGGGGCTGCTGAGCGAGGCGATAGAACGTGCCAGGACGGTGGCACCGTCGGTTGACGTCACCCCCGCTGTGGTGATGGGGGAGCCAGTGGCGGTGCTGGAGGCACAGTCGCGTGCCGCGGAGCTGGTGGTCGTCGGGTACCGGGGCATGGGCGGCTTCGTCGGGCTGGTGGTGGGCTCCACGGCTGTGAACCTGGCAGCGCACGGCCGATGTCCCGTGCTCGTGGTGCGGGACCAGCCGGAGCCGACCGGGCCGATCGTGCTGGGGGTCGACGGCTCCCGGGCCGGCGCGGCGGCGGTGGACTTCGCGTTCGCGGAGGCCGCGATGCGCGGCGTGGGCGTCGTCGCCCTGCATGCCTGGACCACGTGGAACGCGCCCGTGCCTCCGCCGCAGGATCCCGCCGAACCGTACGCGAGCAGACCGGGCATGCTCGCCCAGGCCGAGGAGCGTCTGCCCGCCGAGGCGCTCGCGGGCCGCCGGGAGCGGTACCCGGACGTCGCTGTCGAGCTCCGCGTCGTGCACGGTGCGACGCGTGAGGCTCTGATCGAGGCAAGCAGCGCCGCGCAGCTCGTGGTCGTCGGCGCACGGGGGCGCGGTGGTTTCGCGGGCCTGCTGCTGGGCTCGGTGAGCCAGGCGGTGCTGCACCACGCGCACAGCCCGGTCGCCGTGGTGCGACAGCCCGCCGAGCGCTGA
- a CDS encoding CBS domain containing protein (CBS domain containing protein [Streptomyces sp. Mg1];~FOG: CBS domain [General function prediction only];~The CBS domain, named after human CBS, isa small domain originally identified in cystathionine beta-synthase and is subsequently foundin a wide range of different proteins. CBS domains usually occur in tandem repeats. They associate to form a so-called...; cd04622;~identified by MetaGeneAnnotator; putative) translates to MTTAREIMHTGAVCVQENETLVDAARRMDELGIGALPICGPDDRLHGMITDRDIVVKCLAKDKDPRHMTAGHLAQGKPITVDADADSEQVLRTMTEHHIRRVPVIDDHRLVGMISEADLARHLDEQQVGKFVEAVCA, encoded by the coding sequence ATGACGACCGCACGCGAGATCATGCACACGGGCGCCGTCTGTGTGCAGGAGAACGAGACTCTCGTGGACGCCGCGCGCCGTATGGACGAACTCGGCATCGGCGCCCTGCCCATCTGCGGGCCGGACGACCGGCTCCACGGGATGATCACTGACCGGGACATCGTGGTGAAGTGTCTCGCCAAGGACAAGGACCCGCGCCATATGACGGCCGGACACCTCGCCCAGGGCAAGCCGATCACCGTAGACGCGGACGCCGACAGCGAGCAGGTGCTGCGGACCATGACGGAGCACCACATTCGCCGTGTCCCCGTGATCGACGACCACCGGCTCGTCGGCATGATCAGCGAAGCGGACCTCGCCAGGCACCTGGACGAGCAGCAGGTCGGGAAGTTCGTCGAGGCCGTCTGCGCCTGA